The following is a genomic window from Petrotoga sp. 9PW.55.5.1.
CCCTAAAACTTTTTTCATATTAATACCCCTCCTCAAAATTTATATTTTTCTTCTATTTTATTTCTGTAATTAAACTTCTTTAATTAAATTATAAATACAACAATAAAAAACAAATAATTATCAATAAAAATTCAATAAGAATTGTGTAACAATTTTAGATACTTGATACTGTTATGTACATATCCCCAATTTTGCCTTCTGTAAAGTTGTAAATTATACTTCCAAAAAAACCGACATCCAATTGGAAAAACAAAGTGTAGTTATGAATTCCAGGAGTATTCACGTAAGCATTATTATATTCTGTATTTATAATTTGAGCTTCCTCTGAATTAAAAATTAATATACGATAATTGTTTTCGATTAACGATTTCAATAAAATAGATAAACTTCCTAATACAGAAAAATCAATTTGTAAATTATAATTCACATTTGATAGAACTTTAAAAGTTAATGAATCTTCTACGGTAGATAGCATATCAAAGATATCAGCATAAAGATCTAACCTCTGTTTACTTACAAACGTTATTTCTAAATATTCAGGAACTTCCAAATAAATAGGTACAGTAGTATTTGCTTCAATAGAAAAAACTAATGTAGAAAACAAAATTATAAATATAATTATTAAACTTTTTATTTTCGTTTTCATATTTATCTCCCCCACGAAAAAATTTAGGAAAATTCTTTCTTTTCATTTTGAATTATACTCATTATAATAAAAGTAAAATAAAATCTAATAAAAATACAATCAGAATTTAGAAGTATATCAATCGTAAGTTTTTGTATAAAATAATCTTTTGAAGATTTTAAATCAAAGAAGGATAGCTAAAAGATATTACTTAAGAAGAAGATGAAGTAATAGTTATATAAACCTCACCTATATGTATTTGATCTTCAACAGTTAAAATACTTTCATTAAATTGAGATAATATAAACTCTTTATTTTCATTCCATAAATCTGCAAAGTCTGCTTTTAGTTCAATATCAAAAGAATAAATTTCAGAGTCAATCGAAATTGTTTGATCATTTATTAAGTATATATATTCCTCAATAAAGTTGTATTCATCAAAAATATCGAGAGATAGATTAATTGTATAAGTAGGAATGGAAGAATTTATCGTTACTGGAACTTTTGAAATATAGTTATTCTGTGGATTGGCAGGATCAAAAGTTAAATAAAAACTATCGCCTAATAAAATTTCGATATTTGGAGAGGGAATTTTATAATAAACAGGAATTGCTTGATAACTAAAATACCCACCTTCCATAGGTATATAAATTTCAACATCCCCTACATGAAGACCATTTTCTGGAGAACCCAAATTTGAGTACTCTGATAGTAAAAGACTAAAATAATTGTTATATATATTACCAAGGTTGGACCCGATTTTTACATTAAAATTTTGAATTCCACTGTTTAAATAAATATTAGGAGAACTCACAAATTGTAAGTTGCTTCCTGAAGATAAAAAGTTAAATTCATCAAATATTTCTAATCCTATATAAACATGTAATGGTGGTAAATTAGATTCAAGAATAACATTTGAAATAATTGATTCGTACCAGGGAGCATTACCTGGGTAAGGTGGGAAGAATTCAAAAATTATATCGTTTGAAATATTATAGCTAACGTAAAATTCCGGAACAAAAAAATAAATATCAACAAAATCAAGCTGGGTATTATTTGATTTATAAAGTACTACTTCACCGATCTTTGTACCGTTTGGAGATAAAAAATTGTTTTTATAAAGATTTAAAATTTTCTGATTTTCATTCTGCCATAATGTTTGAATATTTAAACCCAATTGAATAACATACTTTTGATTATTCTTCCAACTTGAAAGATTAAAATAATTTTTAAAAAAAGCATAATTACTATAGAAATGTAATTCAGCATAAGAAACATTATTAATAATCAGTTCGATTTTTTGTTGATTATAAGAAAAATTTTCTCTATCTAATACGAATATAAAGCTTTGACTTGCAGAAAAAGTAAGTATTGAAGTTATCAAAATAATAAGGATAATGATTTTAGTTTTGAACTTTTTCATCTAATACCTCACTTCCTTTAAGGTTTTTCTTTTTCTTATATATTTATATTATAACCTATTTTTTCAAAATTCTATAATAAAAAAATATAGAATATAAAATTTAAAGTAAAAAAACCATAATTTAAAATCTTTCTCAATAAAAATACAATAAAAATTATTATAATCCGCTTTTAATAGGTCTAATAAATTTTAGTATCGACTTGACATTTTTATTTTTATATGATATAATTTTATTAGAAATTTATTAAAGGAGGTTATCTTAATGAAAAAAACAATTTTCTTAACATTAATTTTAGTGATGATAAATATGAGTGTTTTTGTTTTTTCTCAGGCTAACGATAGTTTAAACATTCCTGTTTATGTTAGTATTCCAAGTTATGCTGTTATTGAATCTGTAGATACAAACAGATTGGATTATCAACTAGACTTATCGACACCAGAGAATGCTTCTCAGGAAGTAAAGGTTAAGATAGCTGCAAATACACCTTATGAACTTAACCTTGAGTTTGTCGCAGATGAAGATTTAAATCAAACTCTAGCTAATCTGTTGAATAGCTCTTATAATTATTCTGTTGATAGTAACGAATCTCAAACGGGAGTAGTCGAAAAAACCGCAAATATAGGATTTGATTTTCAAAAGATTTTGAATGAAAATCCAGAAATTCAAGAATCACTTTTAGCTTATGGAACATTCAATGATAAAGTAGGGGATTTTGTTTTTACAGTTTCTGCAGTATTATAGATTTTTTAGATAATAATTAAAATTTCAAGGTAGGCTTGTGCCTACCTTTTTTTATTTATATATACAAGGAAAATTAACAATTATTTTGCTTTTGATAAACCTTTTTGAAGTAAAATAATACAGTCGAGGTGAGAGAAATGTATAACGATGATTTGAAAAATGAAAGTTTAATAGTAGAATTTGAAAGTTTTGAAAAAATATTAGAAGGTACCATCTCTGTTAATAACTGGGAAAGGATAGAAGTTCATTCTGAAAAGGCAAATATTCTTTCTCCAATCAAGGTTTCTTTTTCATTGGAAAAGGGGGATAATCAAGTATTGGTAAATGGTAAAGTAGAAACAATGTTGCAACTTCATTGTTCGAGATGTTTGAAACCTATTGAGTATTGGGTAGAGGAAAGTTTCGAAGCTCTTTATTTAGATAGTAGTTTTGAAAAGTATCTTTCAAAAACGGAACATTTGAAGTCTTTAGATAATGTAGTATATTACGATGGGCAATCAATCGATTTGACAAATCGGATTATAGAGACTATAATATTATCAGTGCCAAATGTCCCACTATGCAAGGAAGATTGTAACGGGTTATGTCCCATTTGCGGAGCGGATTTGAATGAAAATTCTGATCATTCATGCGAAAAGGAAGAATTAGATCCAAGATTTGCATCATTGAAAAGTCTTTTGGATGAAGGAAAATTTTTATAATTTTTTAAATACAACAAAGGAGGATACATTAATGGCTACACCAAAACAAAAGCCCTCAAGAAGTAGAACACATAAAAGAAAGGCAAAATTATACGCCGCTTACAAGATTAATGTTGTGAAATGTCCGAAGTGTGGAGAGCCTAAATTACCCCATCGTGTTTGTTTGAATTGTGGTTATTATGGTGATAAGCAGATCTTAGAAATAGGTGAATAGGCTTATGGATAATCTTAAGATCGGCATAGATTTGTATGGAGGAGATAATGCGCCTAATTCAGTTATTGAGGGCGCACTTTTTGCTTTGAAAAATAAATATCTATCTCCTCAAAATTTAGTTATAGTGGGAAACGATATAACACCTGAACATTCTGAAAAGATTTCGAATTTAGAAATTGTTCCAGCTAAAAATCTAATAACTAATGAAACAAAACCAACTGAAGTTTTAAAACTTAAAGAATCCTCTATGTATATTGGATGTGAAATGCTAAAAAATAATCAATTAAATGGATTTGTGAGTGCTGGTAATACCGGTGCTTTACTTACAAGTGGAACATTTGTAGCTGGAAGGCTACGTGGTATAAAAAGGCCAGCATTAGTCTTAGCCCTTCCATCTAAATCAAATAAACCAAAAATACTAGTGGATGCTGGGGCAAATGCTGAAGTAAAATCGGAACATTTTTACGATTTTGCAAGAGAAGGAATTGCTTATGCAAAATTTCTTAATCTTGATAATCCTAGAGTAGCTGTTTTAAATATAGGATCAGAAGACGAAAAAGGAAATACAATTATTAAAGAAGCTTCGAAAATTTTGCAAGAAAAAGAGCATATTAATTATGTTGGATATGTAGAAGCAAGGGATTTATTCGATGACACTTGTGATATAATTGTTACGGATGGTTTTACTGGTAATAATGTATTGAAAACAATGGAGGGTACCGCTTATTTTATACTTCACGAACTGAAAGAAACAATTAAGAAAGGTGGATTATTTACAAAGCTTGGAGCTTTGCTATTAAAGGGATCTTTAAAGTCTCTTGTTAATAAAATTGATTACAGAAGTTATGGAGGAACTTTTTTCTTAGGAGTTAATGGGATTTTAGTTAAAGCACATGGATCTTCTGATTCAGAAGCTATAGCTAATGCTTTGTATGTAGCTTACAACGCTGCTAAGTTTGACTTGATTAAAAAGATAGAGCTTTGATAAGGGGGAAAAATTGTTTTGTGTGGAATAGTGGGTTATGTGTCTGATAGTGGATTAGAAGTAGAGGATCTCATATGGGGACTAAAAAAATTAGAGTACAGAGGATATGATTCAGCAGGAATTGCATATAATAGTGATCATTCTATTAAATATTTAAAAAAATCTGGTAAGATAAGTGAGATTGAAAAGGCACTTGTTGAGCAGAATATTTTAAAAGAGAGTTTTTATTCAGGAATCGCTCATACGAGATGGGCAACACATGGGGTAGTTTCTGAAACAAATTCTCATCCACATTTGGACTGTAAAAAAGAGATAGCGGTTATTCACAACGGTATAATAGAGAATTTTCAAGAGTTAAGAAATTATCTTGAAAAGAGAGGTCATATGTTCACATCTCAAACTGATTCAGAAGTTATCGCACATTTGATTGAAGATAACTACAAAGCGGATATTTTTGAAGCGGTATTAAAATCTTTAAAAGAATTAAAAGGCACTTATGCTATTGCTGTGATTCATAAAGACAGACCAGATGAAATTGTTGCCGCAAGAAAAGGTAGTCCATTGGTTATTTCTCACAGTAAAAATATGGGTATGTTGGCTTCAGACGTTACTCCATTACTTAAATATTCTAAAGAGATGAATTTCTTAAACGATGGAGAAATAGCTGTAATTTTTCCAGGTAATTACAAGATTTATGATTTAAAAGGTAATTTAATAGACAGAAAATCTATATCCATCTCTTGGGATGAAACTTTAGCTGAAAAATCCGGCTATCCTCATTTTATGCTGAAAGAAATCTTTGAACAACCAAATTCTTTGAAATCTGTTTTAGTTGGTCGCTTGGTTGATTCAGAGCCTAAAGTTAAAGAAATAGAATCTTTGGAAGATTTTGTAAAAAACAGAATGAAAAAAATATATGTGGTTGCTTGTGGAACTAGTTATCATGCAGGACTTACCACAAAATATTTTACTAACAAATATTCAGATATTGATTTTGAAATAGAAGTAGCATCAGAATTTAGGTATATGAATCCACCAATTGATGATAAAACCTTAGTATTAGCAATATCCCAATCCGGAGAAACCATAGATACCCTTGAAGGAGTTAGAAAATCTAAAGAAAAGGAAGCTTATATTTTAACTATTAGTAACGTCGTAGGTTCAACTATACCTAGAGAATCCGATGCAGTTTTGTATCTTAACACTGGTCCTGAGATAGGTGTTGCAGCTACTAAAACATACACGGCACAAATTGCATTGCTATATACTTTAGTTTCACAAATTATATATTGGAAGAATGGAAAAAGTAAGGAAATTGAAGATATATTGAAACATTTAAAAGATATGCCGAAAGTATATGATGAAATTTTAAATAAAACTAACGGGCATATGATGGATTTAGTAAAAAAGTACAAAGATTTTAAAGATATGATGTATATAGGAAGAAGATTCGGCTATCCAGCGGCTTTAGAAGGAGCTTTAAAATTAAAAGAGATTAGTTATATCAATGCAATTGCCTATCAGGCAGGAGAATTAAAACATGGTCCAATTGCATTGTTAGATGAAACTTTTCCGGTATTTGCCATCGTGCCAAGTGGTAATCTAAGAGAAAAAATGATTTCTAATATTATGGAAGTTAAGGCTCGTGGAGCAAAGGTCATAGCTTTAACTCCTGAAAATGATAAACAAACAAAAAATATATGTGATGATTTTATAAATATCCCAGATCTGCCAGATTGTTTGATACCTTTGGTAGTAGCTCCAATAACTCAATTATTCGCTTATTATATTGCGTTAGAAAAGAATTTGGATCCCGATAAGCCAAGAAATTTGGCAAAGAGTGTTACTGTAGAATAAAAAATTTGGAGGTGTTATTTGTTTGCTAAAAACCGAGCTTTTAAGCACAGTTAAAGAATTGGTGAAATTACTTGATGAAAAAGATGGGAAAGAGATAGTGGTTTTGGATATGGAAGATTCGGGACTTATGGTTGATTATTTTGTTATAGTTACAGGAAATTCTGAACCTCATATGTCTGCTTTAAGAGACGAAGTTGTAAAGTTTTTAAAAGGAGAAGATATTCCGATACTATTTTATGATAAAGGTAAAGGAAGCGATTGGTTAATAGTAGATACTGGAACGTTCATAATCCATATATTTTCTGAAGAGGGAAGAGAGTTTTACGATTTAGAAAGTTTATGGGGCGAACAAAATAAGGCAATAATTAAATGAGATTTAAATTCAACTCACATCTTCCGTTTTTCACCTCGGTGCCCGTTTAAGGGTCGGTGCAAAAAAGGAGGATGGAGGATAAAAACCAAATCAAAACTATATGGAGGTGTATTTAGTGTCAGTAGTGAGCATGAAACAGCTTCTTGAAGCTGGTGCACATTTTGGACATAGGACAAGAAGATGGAATCCTAAGATGCAACCGTATATCTTTGCTGAAAGGAAAGGAATTCATATCATAGATTTACAAAAAACATTAAGAAGTATAGAAGATGCATATGAATTTATAAAAAATGCTTCTATGGAAAGAAAAAGAGTATTGTTTGTCGGAACTAAGAAACAGGCTCAGCAAATTGTCGCAGATGAAGCTAGAAGATGCGGAGAGTACTTTGTAAACAACAGATGGTTAGGAGGACTATTAACCAATTTCAAAACTATAAGGTCAAGGATAGATAAACTTGAACAATTAACAGAATATGTTGAAAGTGAAGAGTTTTCAAAACTCCCAAAAAAAGAACAAGCAAATATTAGAAGAAATCTTGATAAACTTGAAAAAAACTTAGGTGGATTAAGAGGGTTGAAGAAAGTTCCTGATGTTTTATTCGTAGTTGACCCTAAGAAAGAAGAAATCGCCGTGAGAGAAGCTAACATGCTAGGGATACCAATTGTTGCCACAGTTGATACGAACTGTGATCCCGATGTAATTGACTATGTAATTCCAGCTAACGATGATGCAATTCGAACCATAATGTTGATAACATCAAAAATAGCAGATGCAATTATAGAAGGAAAAGAGGGAAACATTGAAAGTTTAGAAGAAGCAATCTCTGAAGAAAAAGAAGAAAAAAACACAGAAGTCGATGAAGAAATAGAAGAAAAAATTATTGCAGATGAAAAATACTCTAAATATGAAGAAGAAGTTGAGGAAGAAATAGAAGTGGAAGAGGAAGAAGTGGAATTTACTTCCTTTGAAGAAGACGAAAAAAAAGAATAAATTTAAAAGTTTAGAAGAGACCGGGGGAATATCTCCCGGTTTTTTATTAGGAGGGCGATATTTTTGAAGTTTTATATAAGAACTTTTGGTTGTCAAATGAATATAAACGAAAGTGAAATTATGGCAGGCCTTTTAACTGATGAAGGCTTCGATTGGACAGAAAATCCAAAAGAAGCAGATTTGATAATTATTAACAGTTGTTCGGTTAGAGAAAAGGCGGAAAATAAAATGTATGGTGCAATTGGTGGATATGGAAAATTGAAAGAAAAGAATAAAAACCTAATATTGGGTGTTGGAGGATGTTCTGCAGAAAAAGAAAAGGATAATATATTGAAAAGATTTAAAAATGTTGATTTCGTCTTTGGAACTAGAAATGTTGTAGATATTGTAAAATTAGTTAATCGAGCTAAAACTGGGGAAAGATTTTCTGACTTTTCGGATAAATTAGAAGAAGTCAATTACAAACTTCCTAAGATTCCCTTTAGCAAACATCATGCATGGGTTACAATTATTTATGGATGTAATAAATATTGTACCTACTGTATAGTTCCTTATACTAGAGGTTTTGAAAAAAGTAGACCTTTAGAAGACATCATTAAAGAAGTTGAAGATTATGCTCACAAAGGATACAAAGAGATAACTTTTTTGGGTCAGAACGTTGATTCATATGGAAAAGATTTTGGAGATAAGAAATCTAAGTTGGATATACTAATAAAAAAAGCGGCTCAATTTGATTCCATAAAAAGGATTTGGTTTTTAACTTCTTATCCGTCTGATATAACGGAATCTCTAATATATACTGTTGCGGAAGAGAAAAAGGCTGCAAAGTATTTCCATCTGCCTGCTCAATCGGGAAGCAACAACATTCTTAAAGCTATGAATAGAAAATATACAAAGGAAGAATTTTTGGAATTGGTTTATAAAATAAAAAAAGAAGTTACTGATGTAACAATATCAAGCGATTTTATAACTGGATTTCCAGGTGAAACTGATATTGATTTTGAAGAAACAATAGATTTAATTAAAAAATGTAGATTTGATCGAATAAACCTTGCTGAATATTCACCAAGAGAGGGAACTGTGGCACAGAAATTCAAAGAAGATGATATTCCCAAACACATAAAAAACAAGAGATTACAATACCTTATGGAGATACAAAAACTGATCAATCTTGAAGAAAACCAGAAATACTTAGATAATGAAGTTCTCATAATCCAAGAAGGTAAAGCAGGTAAAAACGGTTCCTACATGGGAAGAACGATAAATAACAAATTGGTTATCTACGACGGTGAAGAAGAATTAAATGGAGAATTTTTAAAAATAAAGATCAACAAAGTCACACCAGGACCATTATATGGTGAAATGAAGGAAAGGGTTATTGGTAAATGAATTTGCTTTCCTGTATTGTGAGGAGTGTTTAATATTAATTCCCCTTCATGGAAGGGGAATTTTACTTCAAAAGCAGTTTTTTAGATGGTAGACTGACTTTTTCAAACTGTAATATCTTTTAAATTAGTTCCAACAAATTGACTCATGTAAAGGTTGTAATAAAATCCTTGTTTCTTCATAAGTTCTTTGTTATTTCCCTGCTCTACAATTTTACCATGATTCATAACTAGAATAATATCTGCGTTTCTAATTGTTGATAATCTATGAGCTATTACGAAACTTGTTCTGTTTTTCATTAATTCGGCCATAGCTTGTTGAATAAGAACTTCCGTACGTGTATCAACAGAACTAGTGGCCTCATCTAAGATTAATATATTTGGATCTTTCAAAAATGCACGTGCTATCGTTATAAGCTGCCTTTGACCTTGTGATAGATTTGTAGCATCTTCATCTATCACCGTATCATATCCATTAGGTAAGGTTCTAACAAAATGATCAACATAAGCAGCTTTGGCCGCGCTAATTATCTCTTCGTTTTTGGCGTTATCTTTTCCATAGGCAATATTTTCTTTAATAGTTCCTCCGAATATCCATGAATCTTGAAGAACCATTCCAAACATTTTTCTCAAATCAGATCGTTTCATATTTCTTGTATCCAGACCATCTACTAATATTTTACCGCTGTTTATTTCGTAGAAGCGCATAAGTAGATTAACAAGAGTAGTTTTTCCAGCTCCAGTAGGCCCTACTATCGCAACATTTTCTCCGGGTTTAACTTCTAAATTCAAATCCTCTATCAAAGGTTCATTCGGATTATAGCTAAAATAAACGTGATCAAATTTAACATGACCTTTTACATCCGCAATTATTTCAGGGGTTTGTGGATCAGGTATTTCATCTTCTTCATCAAGGAATTCAAAAACTCTTTCAGCTGAAGCTGTGGTGGATTGTAAAACATTAATTATACTTGATATTTGAACCATTGGTTGAGTAAATTGTCTAGAATACTGTATAAAAGCTTGAACATCACCCAGAGTTAACATCCCATTGGCTACACGTAGTCCTCCTATAACGCTAATAGCAACATAGTTAATATTATTCAAAAAAGCTATTACTGGTCTAATTATCCCTGAAATAAATTGTGCCTTGAAACTTGAATCATAGAGTCTTTCATTCTCTTCATCAAATTCAAATTTCTCCTTTTCTTGGTGGTTAAAAGCCTTCACTATATTATGGCCAGCATAAGTTTCTTCTACTCGACCGTTTAGTTTGCCTGTGCTATTCCATTGGATTTGGAACTGTTTTTGGGATTTTTTAGCTATAAACATGGTTGAAATTAAAGCTAAAGGTATTACTGTTAATGCTATAGCTGATAATAAAGGACTAATTGTGAACATCATTATAACGACGCCAATTATCGTAACAAGGGAGGTAATAATTTGGGTTAAGGTCTGTTGCAATGTATGTCCAATATTGTCAATATCATTTGTTACCCTACTCAGGATATCTCCATGTGAATGGCTATCAAAATAGTTGAGAGGTAATTTCGACAATTTAGTATCAACTTCTTTTCTAAGATTATAAACTGTTTTTTGAGATACTCCTGCCATTATATATTGTTGTAACCAGTTGAAAAGTGCAGACATAGCATATAGCGCTAATAAGACTATTAATATAGTAAGAAGTTTATTAAAATCAACTCCCCGCCCTGGCGTAATATTCATAGGACCAACCATTTCAGCGATTTGATCTTGCCCTGTCATTTTAAGCATATCTATAACCTGATTTTTAGTCATTTCTTCAGGCATATTTTTACTTACTATACCTTCGAATAACACGTTAGTTGCATTACCCATAATTCTAGGAGCTAAAACCATAAATGTTGTGCCAAAAATTGCGAAAATTATAACTATTATGAGGAAAAACATCTGTGGTTTTAAAAATCCTAGTAATCTTCTAAAGGATTTAAAAAAGTTTTTAGGTTTTTCTCCTGGTACCATCCCGCCCATTCCAGGTCCTCTTCCTTTTCTTTGTTCGACCCTTCTATTGTGATTATTTTTAGGATTTTCTTGACTCATGCTGTTTCCTCCTTGGGGATCTGAGAGTAAACAATTTCTCTGTATACTTCACATGTTCTCATTAATTCATCATGTTTACCTATTCCTGCAACACTTCCATTATCATTAAGTACAATTATTTGGTCTGCTCCAAGTATGGAACTCACTTTTTGAGATACTATAATAACAGTTGTATCATTAGTTATTTCTTTTAAAGCCTCTCTTAGATTAGCATCTGTTCGGTTATCTAAAGCTGAAAAACTATCATCGAATAAAAATATTTTTGGATGTTTTAATATTGCTCTTGCTATTGCTAAACGTTGTTTTTGACCACCAGAAAAATTAGTTCCTCCTTGATCGACGGATGTTAAAAGCTTTTGAGGTAGTTTTTCAACAAAGTCTTTTGCTTGGGCTATTTCAAGAGCTTTCCATATTTCATCATCGCTAGCATCTTCTTTTCCAAACTTTAAATTGCTCGCTATTGTACCACTAAATAGATAAGCAGTTTGAGGAACTAATCCTATTAAGTTTCTTAGCTCATTTAAAGGCATGTCTTTGATATCTACTTCATCTATTTTTATTTTTCCCTCAGTAACTTCATAAAATCGGGGAATCAAATTAATTAATGTGCTTTTTCCACATCCTGTACTACCTATTATTGCCGTAGTTTCACCGGGATTTGCCGTGAAAGAAATATTTCTTAAAACAGGGGCTTCTGCGCCTTCATAACTAAAACTGACACTATTGAAAGAAATTTCGCCATTTTTATTTTTTGGTTTTATAGGGTGCTCAGGATCTTTGATAATTAGTTCTGTATTTAAAACAGCATTTATACGTTCTGCTGATGCTTCAGCTCTAGGTAGCATAATGAACATTGCCATAGCCATCATTACAGCCATAAGTATTTCCATAACGTACGTTAAAAAAGCTGTTAAATTGCCTATTGGCATAAAACCACTATCTATTCGTATAGATCCGAACCATATTATTGCTACTGAAGAAACGTTCATAGTTAGCATTAAAAGGGGCATACCCAAAGCTAAAATTCTATTAACTTTCAATGCAGTTGATGTAAGATCTTGGTTCTTTTCATCAAATCTTTTTTCTTCGTATTTATCTTTTACAAATGCTCTTATTACCCTTACTCCTGTTAATTTTTCTCTCATCACACGATTAACATTATCTAGTTTAATTTGCATTACTTTAAAAAGCGGAACAGCTTTTCTTAATAGGAAAAATACGATTATACCAATAACTGGTACTATTACTATAATAGACCAAGATAAAACTACATCCTGCTGTATAGCCATTATCATGCCGCCAATAGCCATTATTGGAGCCATGATGATTATATTCAACATCATTAATATCAACATTTGAACTTGGCGAACATCATTTGTATTTCGGGTAATTAGGGAAGCCGTTCCAAACTTGTCGACCTCTGATTGTGAGAAGTTCAAAACTTTGTAATATATTTCCTTACGTAGATCTTTTCCAAATGAAGCAGCGACTTTGGAGCTAAAGTATGTAGCGATAATTGCAGCTACTGAAAGGAGCAATGTAAAAATAAGCATTATTCCACCCGTGCGAATAATATAAGATAAATCTCCCTTAGCAATCCCATTATTAATAATATCTGCATTTAGACTTGGTAAAAATAAATTTGAAATTGCTTGAACAACAAGAAGAACAATAGCAATACTGATTTCTTTGTAATAAGGTTTTAAATATTTAAGCAGTTGTTTCATGATATATCTTCCTCACTTTCTAAATAATTTAAGATATTATTATGTAATTTTTCTAAAATAGAATAAAAAGAATTTAATTCTTCTTTTGATAAGCCTTCAAATGCTTTATTAACAATTTTTGGAATAACGCATTTTAAATCATTTAATATCTTTTCTCCCTTTGCGTTTAAAAAAATTTTTAGTGTTCTATGATCTTCTGAAGCAGGTTTTCTAACAATCAAGCCTGCTTTTTCCATTTTTTTTAGAATCAAAGAAGTGGTAGGTTCTGCAACGGTAATTTTTTCTGCAAGTTGTTTTTGGTTAATTCCAGGATTTTTAGCAATATACCATAAACAAGCAGCTTGACCAGGGTATATATCCTTTTTAGTTGTTTCTTTAAAGTTCAATTGACCTTGAAGTTTTATTACCTGAAAATACTTAGATATTACTTTCATTTTTAGAGAATATAAATCATCTAAAGTTAAATTTTTCAAAATCATTTTGGTTTTCCAATT
Proteins encoded in this region:
- the plsX gene encoding phosphate acyltransferase PlsX, translating into MDNLKIGIDLYGGDNAPNSVIEGALFALKNKYLSPQNLVIVGNDITPEHSEKISNLEIVPAKNLITNETKPTEVLKLKESSMYIGCEMLKNNQLNGFVSAGNTGALLTSGTFVAGRLRGIKRPALVLALPSKSNKPKILVDAGANAEVKSEHFYDFAREGIAYAKFLNLDNPRVAVLNIGSEDEKGNTIIKEASKILQEKEHINYVGYVEARDLFDDTCDIIVTDGFTGNNVLKTMEGTAYFILHELKETIKKGGLFTKLGALLLKGSLKSLVNKIDYRSYGGTFFLGVNGILVKAHGSSDSEAIANALYVAYNAAKFDLIKKIEL
- the rpmF gene encoding 50S ribosomal protein L32 is translated as MATPKQKPSRSRTHKRKAKLYAAYKINVVKCPKCGEPKLPHRVCLNCGYYGDKQILEIGE
- the rsfS gene encoding ribosome silencing factor, yielding MLKTELLSTVKELVKLLDEKDGKEIVVLDMEDSGLMVDYFVIVTGNSEPHMSALRDEVVKFLKGEDIPILFYDKGKGSDWLIVDTGTFIIHIFSEEGREFYDLESLWGEQNKAIIK
- the glmS gene encoding glutamine--fructose-6-phosphate transaminase (isomerizing): MCGIVGYVSDSGLEVEDLIWGLKKLEYRGYDSAGIAYNSDHSIKYLKKSGKISEIEKALVEQNILKESFYSGIAHTRWATHGVVSETNSHPHLDCKKEIAVIHNGIIENFQELRNYLEKRGHMFTSQTDSEVIAHLIEDNYKADIFEAVLKSLKELKGTYAIAVIHKDRPDEIVAARKGSPLVISHSKNMGMLASDVTPLLKYSKEMNFLNDGEIAVIFPGNYKIYDLKGNLIDRKSISISWDETLAEKSGYPHFMLKEIFEQPNSLKSVLVGRLVDSEPKVKEIESLEDFVKNRMKKIYVVACGTSYHAGLTTKYFTNKYSDIDFEIEVASEFRYMNPPIDDKTLVLAISQSGETIDTLEGVRKSKEKEAYILTISNVVGSTIPRESDAVLYLNTGPEIGVAATKTYTAQIALLYTLVSQIIYWKNGKSKEIEDILKHLKDMPKVYDEILNKTNGHMMDLVKKYKDFKDMMYIGRRFGYPAALEGALKLKEISYINAIAYQAGELKHGPIALLDETFPVFAIVPSGNLREKMISNIMEVKARGAKVIALTPENDKQTKNICDDFINIPDLPDCLIPLVVAPITQLFAYYIALEKNLDPDKPRNLAKSVTVE
- a CDS encoding DUF177 domain-containing protein, which codes for MYNDDLKNESLIVEFESFEKILEGTISVNNWERIEVHSEKANILSPIKVSFSLEKGDNQVLVNGKVETMLQLHCSRCLKPIEYWVEESFEALYLDSSFEKYLSKTEHLKSLDNVVYYDGQSIDLTNRIIETIILSVPNVPLCKEDCNGLCPICGADLNENSDHSCEKEELDPRFASLKSLLDEGKFL
- the rpsB gene encoding 30S ribosomal protein S2, producing the protein MSVVSMKQLLEAGAHFGHRTRRWNPKMQPYIFAERKGIHIIDLQKTLRSIEDAYEFIKNASMERKRVLFVGTKKQAQQIVADEARRCGEYFVNNRWLGGLLTNFKTIRSRIDKLEQLTEYVESEEFSKLPKKEQANIRRNLDKLEKNLGGLRGLKKVPDVLFVVDPKKEEIAVREANMLGIPIVATVDTNCDPDVIDYVIPANDDAIRTIMLITSKIADAIIEGKEGNIESLEEAISEEKEEKNTEVDEEIEEKIIADEKYSKYEEEVEEEIEVEEEEVEFTSFEEDEKKE
- the miaB gene encoding tRNA (N6-isopentenyl adenosine(37)-C2)-methylthiotransferase MiaB, which produces MKFYIRTFGCQMNINESEIMAGLLTDEGFDWTENPKEADLIIINSCSVREKAENKMYGAIGGYGKLKEKNKNLILGVGGCSAEKEKDNILKRFKNVDFVFGTRNVVDIVKLVNRAKTGERFSDFSDKLEEVNYKLPKIPFSKHHAWVTIIYGCNKYCTYCIVPYTRGFEKSRPLEDIIKEVEDYAHKGYKEITFLGQNVDSYGKDFGDKKSKLDILIKKAAQFDSIKRIWFLTSYPSDITESLIYTVAEEKKAAKYFHLPAQSGSNNILKAMNRKYTKEEFLELVYKIKKEVTDVTISSDFITGFPGETDIDFEETIDLIKKCRFDRINLAEYSPREGTVAQKFKEDDIPKHIKNKRLQYLMEIQKLINLEENQKYLDNEVLIIQEGKAGKNGSYMGRTINNKLVIYDGEEELNGEFLKIKINKVTPGPLYGEMKERVIGK